In Methanosarcina barkeri MS, a single window of DNA contains:
- a CDS encoding IS701 family transposase — MDINPPKCTDIDYINFLIAASNVFSCTEAARCYPDIANAPSHDAFTRCLQRQPPDTEALWEEVKSYVKLKGGYLIVDDSTLDKPYAEEIAFVRRMWSGKHHRTVKGIGLVTLVWTDGTTVIPIDFRIYNIDVDDKTKNDHFRDMLDKAEERGFNPKFVLFDTWYASVKNLKAIRQKEWHFLTRLKNNRLVNPDNKGNVPLETVDIPPKGRVVHLKAYGFVKVFRIVSKNGDTQHWVTDVQEMDEAKREDLAKKSWKIEEYHRGIKQFCGVEKCQARKEESQRAHIMFSLRAFLRLELQRIKSGISWFESAMKIRRVAVTEYLRNPQYTLN, encoded by the coding sequence ATGGACATAAATCCACCTAAGTGTACCGACATTGACTACATTAATTTTCTCATTGCGGCTTCTAACGTTTTTAGCTGTACTGAAGCTGCTAGATGTTATCCAGACATAGCTAATGCTCCTTCTCATGATGCTTTTACTCGTTGCCTTCAAAGGCAACCTCCAGACACGGAAGCACTATGGGAGGAAGTAAAAAGTTATGTCAAGCTTAAGGGAGGATACCTAATTGTTGATGATTCAACATTAGATAAACCATACGCAGAAGAAATTGCTTTTGTTCGTCGTATGTGGAGTGGAAAACATCATCGTACTGTAAAGGGAATAGGCCTGGTTACCTTAGTTTGGACTGACGGTACAACCGTTATACCTATCGATTTTCGAATTTATAACATCGATGTAGACGACAAAACAAAGAATGACCATTTCCGTGATATGCTTGACAAGGCCGAAGAACGTGGTTTTAATCCCAAATTCGTTTTATTTGATACATGGTATGCAAGTGTGAAAAACCTTAAAGCCATTAGACAGAAAGAGTGGCATTTCCTTACAAGATTGAAAAATAATCGTTTGGTAAATCCTGACAACAAGGGAAATGTGCCACTTGAAACAGTAGATATTCCTCCAAAAGGACGTGTGGTTCACCTCAAAGCATATGGATTTGTAAAGGTGTTTAGGATAGTTTCAAAAAATGGAGACACGCAACACTGGGTTACAGATGTGCAAGAGATGGATGAAGCAAAACGTGAAGATTTGGCAAAGAAGTCATGGAAAATTGAGGAATATCATAGGGGAATAAAACAGTTCTGTGGTGTCGAAAAATGTCAGGCAAGAAAGGAAGAATCACAAAGAGCACATATAATGTTCTCATTAAGAGCTTTTCTTAGACTGGAATTACAAAGAATCAAAAGTGGAATATCCTGGTTTGAAAGTGCTATGAAAATTAGAAGAGTGGCAGTGACAGAATACTTAAGGAATCCCCAATACACGTTAAATTAA
- the gmd gene encoding GDP-mannose 4,6-dehydratase codes for MSKVALITGITGQDGAYLAEFLLEKGYIVHGIKRRSSSFNTARIDHLYKDPHERNVNFFMHYGDLTDSTNLIRIIQEVQPDEIYNLAAQSHVQVSFETPEYTANSDAIGTLRILEAIRILGFEKKTKFYQASTSELYGKVREIPQKETTPFCPRSPYAVAKLYAYWITVNYREAYGIFACNGILFNHESPIRGETFVTRKITMAATRIKYGMQDRLYLGNLDSKRDWGFAKDYVEAMWLMLQQEGPDDYVIATGETHSVREFIELTFKELGIEIIWQGKGEEEVGIDAITNKVLVEVDPEYYRPTEVEVLIGDSSKARRKLGWKPKVRLEELVKMMVKSDEEEVLKSYPAEKLASSPETEEDSIKSELDIRSL; via the coding sequence TTGTCCAAAGTTGCGTTAATAACTGGAATTACAGGTCAAGATGGCGCTTATCTTGCTGAATTTTTACTTGAAAAAGGATACATTGTGCATGGAATCAAGCGGCGATCTTCTTCTTTTAACACGGCAAGAATTGATCATCTTTACAAAGATCCCCATGAGAGAAATGTTAATTTTTTCATGCATTATGGGGATTTGACAGATTCTACCAATCTAATTCGCATAATTCAGGAAGTTCAACCTGATGAAATATACAATCTTGCAGCCCAGAGCCACGTTCAGGTATCTTTTGAGACTCCAGAGTATACGGCAAATTCTGATGCCATAGGAACTCTCAGGATACTGGAGGCTATACGCATTCTGGGTTTTGAAAAGAAAACAAAATTTTACCAGGCTTCTACCAGTGAACTCTATGGAAAAGTTCGGGAAATCCCTCAGAAAGAAACTACTCCTTTTTGCCCAAGAAGCCCGTATGCAGTAGCTAAACTGTACGCATACTGGATTACGGTCAACTACCGGGAAGCCTATGGTATTTTTGCATGTAATGGAATTCTTTTCAACCACGAATCTCCAATCCGTGGTGAAACTTTTGTGACACGAAAAATCACAATGGCGGCTACAAGGATAAAATACGGCATGCAGGATAGGCTTTACCTCGGAAACCTTGATTCAAAAAGAGATTGGGGCTTTGCAAAAGATTACGTCGAAGCCATGTGGCTGATGCTCCAGCAAGAAGGGCCCGACGATTACGTTATAGCAACGGGCGAAACTCACTCTGTCCGGGAATTTATTGAACTTACATTCAAAGAACTCGGAATCGAGATAATCTGGCAAGGAAAAGGAGAAGAAGAAGTCGGAATCGATGCCATTACAAACAAAGTCTTAGTTGAAGTAGATCCTGAGTATTATAGACCCACTGAAGTAGAAGTTTTGATTGGTGATTCATCAAAAGCCAGAAGAAAACTTGGCTGGAAACCAAAAGTCAGACTGGAAGAACTGGTAAAGATGATGGTAAAGTCCGATGAAGAAGAAGTCCTGAAAAGTTATCCTGCAGAGAAATTAGCTTCCAGCCCGGAAACTGAGGAAGATTCAATAAAATCAGAATTAGATATTAGGAGTTTATAA
- the fcl gene encoding GDP-L-fucose synthase: protein MEKESKIYVAGHRGLVGSALKRKLESKGYTNLIFRTHKELDLINQQAVNEFFEQEKPEYVFLAAAKVGGILANSTYPAEFIYENLMIESNIIHAAYKCGVKKLLFLGSSCIYPKLAPQPLKEEYLLTGSLEETNEAYAISKIAGIRLCKHYNQQYGTNFISVMPTNLYGPNDNFDLETSHVMPALIRKFHEAKVNNKPEVVVWGTGKPLREFMHVDDMADACVFLMENYDFSEVGEFVNIGVGEDVTISELVELIKKIVGFEGKINYDTSKPDGTPRKLMDVSRLNGLGWKAKISLEDGIKETYEWYQNQIK, encoded by the coding sequence ATGGAAAAAGAATCAAAAATTTATGTAGCCGGACATAGGGGCCTTGTAGGTTCAGCCCTTAAAAGAAAACTTGAATCAAAAGGCTACACCAACCTTATTTTTCGTACCCATAAAGAACTAGATCTTATAAACCAGCAAGCTGTAAATGAATTCTTTGAACAGGAAAAGCCTGAATATGTCTTCTTAGCCGCAGCAAAAGTGGGTGGAATTCTTGCCAACAGCACCTATCCTGCCGAATTTATCTACGAAAACCTGATGATTGAATCAAATATTATCCACGCTGCCTACAAATGTGGTGTGAAAAAGTTGCTTTTCCTTGGCTCTTCCTGTATTTACCCAAAACTTGCACCTCAGCCTCTTAAAGAAGAATATCTATTGACTGGCTCTCTTGAAGAGACAAATGAAGCCTATGCAATATCTAAGATTGCCGGAATCAGGCTCTGCAAACATTACAATCAGCAGTATGGAACTAATTTCATTTCTGTGATGCCGACAAACCTCTACGGACCTAATGATAATTTTGATCTTGAAACTTCCCATGTGATGCCTGCACTGATCAGGAAATTCCATGAGGCGAAGGTAAATAACAAACCTGAAGTTGTTGTGTGGGGTACAGGCAAGCCTCTTAGGGAGTTCATGCATGTGGATGATATGGCTGATGCATGTGTGTTTTTGATGGAAAACTATGATTTTTCTGAGGTTGGAGAGTTTGTAAATATAGGGGTTGGAGAGGATGTTACAATCAGCGAACTTGTAGAATTAATAAAAAAGATTGTAGGGTTTGAAGGGAAGATTAATTATGATACTTCAAAGCCTGATGGGACTCCAAGGAAGTTGATGGATGTTTCGAGGTTGAATGGATTGGGGTGGAAAGCCAAAATTTCACTTGAAGATGGAATTAAAGAAACTTATGAGTGGTATCAAAATCAAATCAAGTGA